The region CTTTTCATGTATTCATCAGGTTTTTCTGATGCCATCATGTATTCAATAAAATAGCGCATACCTTTTCCTGCTGGCTCAATCTGTTTCATCCAGGCATATTCAAGGTGTGTATGCATATTTATAAACCCTGGTACCAAAATACCATTTAAAAATTCGGTATGGGCCAGCTCTTTCATCTGACCACCAAAGTCATACACTTTTTTTATTGTGCCGTCATCTTCAGCCTCTACAATTCCATTACGTATTGGAGGGCCATCAACAGGAAATACATAGTTGGCAGATATGCGTCTCATTTTTTAAGATGGTAATGGATTTTAGCTTTACCGGGAGCCGTATTGTTATATTGTGAACCCGGTTTTTTGGCATTTTTTATATGTAAACCACATTCAGGACATACTTTTGAATATGGATTAATTTGGGTCTTGCATGCCGGGCACTGGCCTTCACCGGCAATATGTTCAGTTGTAATTATATTTTCTTCAGCGATTGAATCAATATGCTTGTGTAAATAATTTCGCGCACCTTTATCATTAATTACATAAATCGCAAAGGCAATACCAGTTACAATTATACTACCTACAACAAGCATTCTCCAGTTGGTAAAACCGGCCAGGAAAATAACCGCCAGGTACATAAAAAATATTAATGGCCCCAGTGAAGGCACATATAATTTATAGTGCAATTTGTTTTTGTTGGGTTTCAGGTGAAGTTTGTGTTCAGCAAAAAAGGGGATGTTGCGTGTATTGATGACAACTTTCTGCTCATTTATTTCAGTTTCGCCTTCGGGAAACCTTTTGCCCAACTCAGTGATATTCATTTGCCGGGATAACAATATGTTTCCCCTTATCCACATTAAATATCCTCCGAAATAAAATAACGTACCAGCTCTTTGGTAATAAGAGAATCGCCTTCGCGCCTTATTTCCTGTCTGATAAGACCTATTTTAGGCGCATATATTTCTTTGGTCAGCCAGGGTTGGGCAGCGGTATCTTTAAAATATTCCTGCACAATGATACAGCTGTCGAAAGTTTGCTGGTCATTGTTTTCTATTGGGGTTGTAAGGGTAACGCTTGTGTCATTGTTAATTACCCGCCTTCTCATTTCGCCATTCTGCCAGTAGCTTACAATCCAGTCGTCGTTGGTTGATTCTGACAGTAATTTTTTTAAGGGTACTCTGTTGTCGTTTTGGGTAATCGAGTATTGATAGACATATTCATTATCTATCTTTGGCACGTATACTTCATCAGAAGTAACGTTCGTTTCAAGTTCCTCGTAATAATTGTGTTTGTGATAGCCCGGTGAGACTTTCACGGTTGTTCCATCGGAATAAACCCAGTAAGATTCCGGGTAGGCCGGAAAATAATCTTTTGGGAATATATATTCTATATCAGTATCTTTGCAGCCTCCCAAAATGCCTATTAGAACAAGAAGCAATGTTATTTTCTTCATAATGTTGAATCTTCGTTTTGTTTTCAGGACTTACTGTGCTCTTGTAATTCTTTTTTATTTTTCTGCACCCAAAAAATTAAACCTATCCCGATTGCTATAAAAGGTAAGCTGAGCCATTGACCCATGTTTAATTTCATGGTTGCTTCAAATCCAACCTGATCTTGTTTTATAAATTCTATGAAAAATCGTGCACTAAACAAAAGTACTAAGAATATGCCAAATATTTGGCCATTAAGTTGTTTGGCTCTGATTTTCAGGAAATGAAAATGTAAACCAATGAAAATTAACAAATAACTGAGGGCTTCGTAAATTTGAGTTGGGTGTCTGGGAACTGTTTCGCCTTTTCTTTCGAAAATCACACCCCAGGGCAGACTGGTTTCTATACCATAAATTTCAGAATTGAAAAAATTCCCCATTCTGATAAAGAAACCACCTAATGCTACAACAATTACAACCCTGTCGAGGATCCAAAGATAGGGCACATTGATTTTTCTGGCATAGAGCCAAAGGGCAAGCAAAATACCAACGGCTGCTCCATGGCTTGCCAGACCGCCTTCCCAAACGAAAAGTATTTCGTGGGGCCTCGATAAATAATACTCTGGTTGATAAAAAAGCGTGTGCCCAAGTCTTGCACCTATCAATGTTCCCAGAAAAACATAAATACTAAGTTTTTCCAGCAATTCTTCTTTGAGCTTATCATGTGTAAAGTATTTTTTCATTATGATGTAACCAAAAAAGAAGGCAAATGCGAACATGAGTCCGTACCAGCGTACGCCATGTCCCCATATTTCGAATATCTCGGGATCAAAATTCCAGTGTATTGCTTGTAATATCATGTTTTTTTATGCAAATTTATAAGTATTGCCCGGTTATGGGTTTTAATTTTTGAGTTAATTTTAAACCTGAGCTTTAAGTTAAAGGTTTAATTACTTTCTGTTGTCTATTGGGCATGTATTTTTACTCATTTATGTTGTTCTTTTTTATATGCCCATCATCCCAATCATATTTTTTCTTTTTGGGTTTCATCGAGAGCATCACAGCTGCGCACCCTGCTGCTCCATCTTTAAATTTTATTGTCAAATAATAAATGCCGGTTTTGTTACACCTGAAACCAAATGAGCGATCGATTTGTTTACCACTTTCACTTACATTACTGCCATATAATCTAAAGTCATCGTATAATTTAATTACGGCAATGCCTTTCTGATTTTCATCATTGGCTGTTGTGAATCTGTAATAAGTGCCTTTGTTCAAATACAGGGAGAAATTAGCCACGCTGGGTTGCCGCTTTTGCCTGGACTTTGAAAATCTTACCTTGAAATGTTTGAGGTATGTTGTTTCTGTAAGTTTAGCCTTGCATGAATCAATTAGTGAGTTATTGCACTGCCCATACCCCGATAGATAAAAAACAGAAAGGAGCGTTAAGAAAAATAATCTGATACCCATAATTCAATGCATATATGACTGGTTGACCATAAATATAGCATTATCCTATAATTCAGTTTCTATAAAACATATTATTCTTTGACAGCTACTCTAAGGTTTTCAATAATCCATGCACCCTGGTTTTGCAGAGAATCCAAGGCTTTTTCAGGTAATACAATGGTGCTTGTAGAGTGCTTTTCGAACTCAAATGTTTTGGCCAGGCTATTGTTTATAAGAATATCAAATTCACTTACTTTAAGATAACCGTACTCTTTCAAATCACTTAGATTTTTATCATCCAGCCAAATAGTAAAAATGGTTGGGTCTACCTTGGGGCCGGTGTCGGGTTCTTCTTCTTCCGGTTCTTTCAAAAAGTCAGGAACATCGTCTTCTTCATTTTGTATTTTATAGAGTTCTTTGCGCACAAAGATTCTCACATAATTTTCGAATTTTTCATCCTGAAAAATCACGTAATTTTCTCCTACTGTGTAGGCTGTAGTCTCGTATTGTCGCACTTCAAGAGGTCTGCAGCCATTTCCGGGCACTTCCTGGCACGGCACTTCAGAAATGTCTCCTGTTTTGAGGTCTATTTTTTTATACTCGTTCTTATAAACATCTGTATTGGCATAAAAAAACTTCCCGTCTACATCAAAAACACTGTTGTAAAGCTCAATACGCTTGGCTTTTACCCTAAGCTCCTGCACCGATTCCCAGGTATAAAGGCGGTAAATATAAAGATGGATGTAGCGGTAACTTGTTGCAGCAAAGGTCATGGCGAGGTAGTTGTTGTGTTGGTCAACTTTTACCTCGAGCAGCTGGCTTCTTTTGTGCGTGGGGCCTTTGATTCGTTTTTCAAAGCGATAATCATCCAGGACTTCTTCCAGGGGTTGTGCGCTTAATGGCTGTAAGCCAAAGAGCGCAAGCAGAAAGCCAATAATTAGAAACCTTTGCATAAGCATATTTTTTATTCCCTCTGATAATCAAATTGTCTGATTATTCATCAAGCTTTTTTAACAGGCTATTTAATGATACTTTTTCACGTAAAATTTCCGGGATTTTATCTATATCTATTCTTTTTTGCTCCATGGTGTCCCTATCCCGCAAAGTTACTGTATTGTTTTCAAGCGTCTCATGGTCAACTGTAATTGCATAAGGCGTGCCAATTGCATCCTGTCTTCTATATCGGCGCCCTATAGAATCTTTTTCTTCATAATGACAATTAAACTCATATTTAAGTTCACGAATAATGGCTCTTGCTTTATCTGGCAATCCGTCTTTTTTAGTCAATGGGAGCACAGCCAGCTGAATGGGCGCAATAGCCGGTGGCAATGCCATTACTACTCTTTGGTCTGATTTGCCGTTTTCTTTTTCAATGGTTTCTTCTTTGTAGGCAGCACTTAGCACGGCCAGGAACATTCTGTCTAGCCCTATTGATGTTTCAACTACGTAAGGAACGTAACTTTCCTGGCGCTCATTATCATAATACTGGATTTTTTTGCCAGAAAACTCCTGGTGTTTTGATAAATCGAAGTCTGTACGCGAATGCACACCTTCAAGCTCTTTGAAACCAAAAGGAAAATTAAACTCGATATCTGTGGCGGCTGTGGCGTAGTGTGCAAGTTTTTCGTGGTCGTGGAAACGTAGCAAGGTGTCGTCATAACCAAGGGCTTTGTGCCACTTCATGCGTTTCTCTTTCCAGTTGGCAAACCACTCTTCTTCTTTACCTGGCTGTATAAAGTATTGCATTTCCATTTGCTCGAATTCCCGCATACGGAAAATAAATTGTCTTGCTACAATTTCATTTCTGAACGCTTTACCTATCTGGGCTATCCCAAAGGGCAGGTTCATGCGTCCTGATTTTTGCACATTCAGGTAATTCACAAAAATTCCCTGGGCAGTTTCAGGTCGCAGGTATATGGTTGATGCCCCCTCATTTACTGACCCCAGTTTGGTGTCGAACATTAAATTAAACTGACGTACATCTGTCCAGCTTTTACTACCGCTAATCGGACAGGCTATTTCTGCGTCTACGATAATTTGTTTTACCTCTGCCAGGTCATCATTGTCGAGTGCTGTTTTAAAGCGATGGCGCACATCATCAACCTTCTTTTGGTTTGAAAGCACACGGGGATTTGTTTCCCTGAATTTTCCTTCATCAAAGTCATCCCCGAATTTTTTACGGGCCTTCTTGATCTCCTTATCAATTTTACCTTCCAGCTTTTGGATGTAATCTTCAATAAGTACATCGGCCCGGTATCGTTTTTTAGAATCTTTATTGTCGATTAACGGGTCGTTAAAAGCATCAACGTGCCCCGAAGCTTTCCAAACCGTAGGGTGCATAAATATCGCAGAGTCAATGCCCACAATGTTTTCATGCAACATTACCATTGATTTCCACCAATACGATTTGATATTGTTTTTTAATTCTGCTCCCAGCTGTCCATAGTCATAAACAGCACTCAACCCATCATAGATTTCGCTACTTTGAAATATAAATCCGTATTCTTTCGCGTGAGATATGATCTTTTTGAATGTATCTTCCTGACTCATAGTATAATCCTTCTGAAATTAGCGCTAACAAAAATATGTTAAATATATGGCTTTTCATAAATGTTTTTACGATTTATCTGTTTTTCCTGATAGAAATGTTGCAACACCATACAGCATTATTCAATGCTCTTTACCGCAAATAGAAATAATTGTTTTTAGAAAATTCATGAAAGAATGGGAGTTCATTAGATTATTCTTTTGATTTGGAAACAGTTTATGCTGATAAATTAAGAGTTTTTTATTTCTTTTGTATGACATTAATAAGCGTGTAATTTAGCGCTTGAATCGACGAACCAGAGTTTGCAATTTTTTTATAACCAGATATGTTGAGGACCGGACTTAAGATCTTTTTTATACTTGCAGCCATTGCAGCAATTGTGGTGGGCTATTTTTATTTTTTTGAACGAAATAAAAATGTACCTGATCCACTAGATGTTTTCTCAAACGAAGGACTGGTTGTAAGGGTCAATCAGCCCGAAAAACTAATCAGTGGCTTTCAGGCTTCAGATTATTCAGGCAAAAGTCAGCAGATAGATTCAGCTGTGATTGATGCCCTTGAACAAATTGTGTTAATCAACCAGCAGGAAAAAATTAAAGATGTTTATGTGCTTTTTAGTGCCTCTGACACCTCTATATCATCATTGATCGTTTATGAGAATTATTCTTTCAGGTTGGCCCGTTCGGTGGTGGATTTTTTTCGAAACCATTATGGCAAAAAACAAAAAGTTGTAGAGCAGGTTAAAGAAGGCAGGCATTTTTATAGCATTTATGAAAACGAAGTGGCTCACCTTTATTTTGGAGAAGAGGCTGGTTTGGTCTTGATGAGTCGGAATCGTGAGGTGCTGCTTTCTGGTTTGGCACAGGTAAATAAAAGTTCAACAAAAAAAATTGAATCAAAACTATATAAAACAGCAAGCAAAGAGGTAGCTGCAAACATTTTTGTAAATGTGAATGCATTTGCAAAATATTTCGGTGGGGCATTATTAACTACCCGTGATTCAGCCGGCCTATATGCCGAACGTATGGTTTTGGATATGCATTTAAAACAGGATGAATTATTGCTAAGTGGGCTGTCAAATCCCGGTAAAGATCGTCTTGGAGCATTTATCGCAAAAGCAGATCAACGCACATTTAGTTTGCCCGAGATTATTCCTGAAGGTGCAACCGTATTATACCAAATTGCTGCAAATGGACTGACGAAAGAGTTGTATCAGCGTAATAAATTACCCAATAATGTGTTAAATTGGCTGAATTCCTGGTCCGACCAGGAGATGGTGCTCTTCGAAGCACAAGGACATCATGCCATTGGCCTTAAGGCTTCAGGAAAGTCGGTGGCAGTTAATGCACTTGAAAATTATAAAAAGAGCATTGATAAAAATATAAGTGGAGCAAACTATCGTTTCGACCGTCAAACAACATTTGATATCTATAGCGGAAATTTTAACTGGATAGGTTCATTTATCCCTGCTTTTTTTACCAAAAAACCGAATTTTAAGTATGCTGCCGCCTCTGGTGAATATGTAGTGTTCACTGACAACAGAGCTTTATTACGCGATATTTGTAATAACACCATCCTTCAACAAAACTTGAAGAGTAGCTATCAGTTCAGACAGCATGAACCCTATCTTTCATCTGCTGCCAATATGGTTGTATACAGCAAGTTCTCATCCCGGGCCATTTCACGTTATTTGAGCGGAAATATTGCTGAGCAGCTCAAAAAACGGGAAGCCTTCAATATGTTTGATGCAATGGCATGGCAAATGACAGGTAGTGGCAATAATCTCTACAATCACATCATATTTTTCAGTAATGGGGGTGATATAGAAAAAAGTAATGTGAGATGGAAAACAAAGCTGAAAAGTTCAGCATCTTTAAAACCAGTAGTTGTAAAAAATCACAATAATAGTGTTGATGAGATATTTGTACAGGATGAGCAAAATTTAATCTATTTAATTAACAGGAAGGGTCGCATATTGTGGCAGAAGCAGCTTGATGGACCTATTATCAGTGATGTTTACCAGGTAGACAAATACAAAAATAATAAACTACAATATCTTTTTAATACAGCTTCGAAGATTTACCTCATCGACCGTAACGGTAATGATGTAGAGCGTTTCCCGGTTAATTTATCTACAAAAGCCTCCGCAGGCCTTGCAATGTTCGATTACGAAAAAAATGAGAATTATAGAATTTTTGTTCCGCTCGAAGATAAGCGCCTTCAACTATACGATATTGATGCAAATATAGTGGCGGGATGGCAGTTTAATAAATCCGATGATGTTATTACTACACCAGTACAGCATTTTCGGTTCGATGGGAAAGATTACATCGTATTTGCCGATACAGTAAGGCATTACATTTTGAATCGCAGAGGAGAATCTCGCATTAAACCGTCAAAAATGGTGGGTAAGTCGAGACGAAACAAGATTTACTTCGATAAGTATGTCGCTCGGTGGGTTTCTACAACAACCAGCGGTAAGGTTCACTACATAGACCTTTCCGGAGAAGTAGAAACTAAAGAATTGATTGGTATGGACAGAGACCATTATTTCTTATTTGCCGATATTACACGCGATGGCAGGTCAGATTATATCTTTATCGATGGCAAAAATTTAAATGTGTTCGACAAATCTGGAAAGCAGTTGTTTAAGTATACTTTTAAGCATCCTATAACAGAACCACCGGCTTTTTATGTATTTTCAAGGCATAAGGCCGGGATAGGCATAGTCGATAAAAAAGCCGGGAAAGTTTACATGTTTAATCGTGACGGGAAACAGTTCAAAGGGTATCCTTACCCTGGTATTACACCATTTACCATAAGTCACATTAGTGGTTTTAGCGGCTTTCAGCTAATTGTGGGAAACTTCGATGGTTTTTTATATGATTATCAATTACCATAAATTTGTATTATGGATCATTTATTTGCAGCTTTTATCATCATAGGGGTTATGTTAGAAATTTATGAGCTTAATCGTGCCAGGTTAGTTGCGCTGCCCACACGTAAATTTTCAGCATTATTGACCTCTTTGCTGTCATCAGCGCTGGTTTACGGCTTGTTTATGATAGCCGGATTTTATGCACAGACCCTGCTCCCTGAGCTCGGGGTGGTTGCCCAAAAAGGTGTAGCTGTGACTTTAATAGCTGTAGTAGTAGCTTATAGTTTGTTTCGCGATAAGCGATACAATAAGGCGGGAAAGATGGTTTATGGCAACTTTAACCTATTTGTGTTGATCTCAGTTGGACGTGGGATATTACATTTAATTACAGGATTTATACTTGCATTAATGGCAGTTCCCGGACTATGGGTGCTTGAAAGCTACGCTTTTGGCATAATTATTTTTGGCATAGGTGTCATACTGGCGAAAGGCGACAGGGTTAGAATCTTTGGCATTAGTGTTGGATACATTAAAGTAGTTTCTTACGCTATTGCGACATTTTTGATTTTAATAAACTGATAATATGGTAATTTTAAAGTTTTTGCTCATCGTATTTGTGGTGTTTTATGTGATTTTACTGTTGGGTAGATTATATATTCGTCGTTTTATCAGAAAAAACAGCCGGCAATATCAGCAGCAGAAGGATCAGGCACAAGGAGGAGAGCGCCGCCGCAAAAAAGGCGACACATTTGTGCAATATAAACCCGATGAGAAGAAAAATATTCCCAAAGATGAGGGAGATTATGTAGATTACGAAGAAATTAAGTGATCTGGTTTTGCACACAAAGGAAACTTTTCTATATTTGCAATCCCAATTTAGCCCGGATGGCGGAATTGGTAGACGCGCTGGTCTCAAAAACCAGTGGGCTTTGCCCTTGCCGGTTCGACCCCGGCTCCGGGTACCAGGGTCGTTGAGTTTCAACGACCTTTTTTTATATGACCACAATCTTAATACCCATGGAAGCTGAAGCGGAATTAACCAAAGAACAAAAACAGCGGAAATTTGATGTCCGCTATCTTGAAATGGCCCGCATTTGGGCTAAAAATTCCTATTGCAAACGCAAGCAGGTTGGAGCACTTATTGTTAAAGACCGGCAGATAATTTCCGATGGTTATAACGGAACCCCGGCAGGTTTTGAAAATGTGTGCGAAGATGAGAACAACATCACCAAGCAATACGTTCTACATGCTGAAGCAAACGCAATTACAAAAGTAGCAAAAACCAATAACAGCAGTGAAAACGGTACACTTTATGTCACTACCTCGCCTTGTATTGAGTGCTCAAAACTTATTATTCAGGCCGGCATTAAAAAAGTTGTGTTTGCTGAGCTCTATTCAAGGCATGAAGGCCTTGAATTATTGGAAAGAGCAGGTGTGGAGGTTGTGCACTTACCAGATGAAGAAGCTAGGAAACATAATCGAGACCAATAATACAGTGGTTCTTTTGTTTTATGATATTAAAGAATAATAAAATTATGAATTATAAAAATTCGCTGAAACATATTTTATATCCTGCAGTAATAG is a window of Salinivirga cyanobacteriivorans DNA encoding:
- a CDS encoding zinc ribbon domain-containing protein is translated as MNITELGKRFPEGETEINEQKVVINTRNIPFFAEHKLHLKPNKNKLHYKLYVPSLGPLIFFMYLAVIFLAGFTNWRMLVVGSIIVTGIAFAIYVINDKGARNYLHKHIDSIAEENIITTEHIAGEGQCPACKTQINPYSKVCPECGLHIKNAKKPGSQYNNTAPGKAKIHYHLKK
- a CDS encoding deoxycytidylate deaminase; translation: MTTILIPMEAEAELTKEQKQRKFDVRYLEMARIWAKNSYCKRKQVGALIVKDRQIISDGYNGTPAGFENVCEDENNITKQYVLHAEANAITKVAKTNNSSENGTLYVTTSPCIECSKLIIQAGIKKVVFAELYSRHEGLELLERAGVEVVHLPDEEARKHNRDQ
- a CDS encoding glycine--tRNA ligase gives rise to the protein MSQEDTFKKIISHAKEYGFIFQSSEIYDGLSAVYDYGQLGAELKNNIKSYWWKSMVMLHENIVGIDSAIFMHPTVWKASGHVDAFNDPLIDNKDSKKRYRADVLIEDYIQKLEGKIDKEIKKARKKFGDDFDEGKFRETNPRVLSNQKKVDDVRHRFKTALDNDDLAEVKQIIVDAEIACPISGSKSWTDVRQFNLMFDTKLGSVNEGASTIYLRPETAQGIFVNYLNVQKSGRMNLPFGIAQIGKAFRNEIVARQFIFRMREFEQMEMQYFIQPGKEEEWFANWKEKRMKWHKALGYDDTLLRFHDHEKLAHYATAATDIEFNFPFGFKELEGVHSRTDFDLSKHQEFSGKKIQYYDNERQESYVPYVVETSIGLDRMFLAVLSAAYKEETIEKENGKSDQRVVMALPPAIAPIQLAVLPLTKKDGLPDKARAIIRELKYEFNCHYEEKDSIGRRYRRQDAIGTPYAITVDHETLENNTVTLRDRDTMEQKRIDIDKIPEILREKVSLNSLLKKLDE
- the lgt gene encoding prolipoprotein diacylglyceryl transferase — encoded protein: MILQAIHWNFDPEIFEIWGHGVRWYGLMFAFAFFFGYIIMKKYFTHDKLKEELLEKLSIYVFLGTLIGARLGHTLFYQPEYYLSRPHEILFVWEGGLASHGAAVGILLALWLYARKINVPYLWILDRVVIVVALGGFFIRMGNFFNSEIYGIETSLPWGVIFERKGETVPRHPTQIYEALSYLLIFIGLHFHFLKIRAKQLNGQIFGIFLVLLFSARFFIEFIKQDQVGFEATMKLNMGQWLSLPFIAIGIGLIFWVQKNKKELQEHSKS
- a CDS encoding DUF4834 family protein, with product MVILKFLLIVFVVFYVILLLGRLYIRRFIRKNSRQYQQQKDQAQGGERRRKKGDTFVQYKPDEKKNIPKDEGDYVDYEEIK